One Gossypium raimondii isolate GPD5lz chromosome 3, ASM2569854v1, whole genome shotgun sequence genomic window carries:
- the LOC105795337 gene encoding purple acid phosphatase isoform X2, translated as MVAVKVTSTNSLFSSASPCVVFSIVIAFVLSSAVLCDGGKTGVYARKPEKTGDMPLHSDVFRVPSGYNAPQQVHITQGDHVGKAVIVSWVTQDEPGSNTVVYWSENSNGKRKAEGKVKTYKFHNYTSGYIHHCIIRNLEYNTKYYYMVGDGDSIRKFWFTTPPRVGPDAPYTFGIIGDLGQTFDSNSTVAHYEQNPKKGQTVLYVGDLSYADNYPNHDNVRWDTWGRFIERSVAYQPWIWTVGNHELDFAPEIGETTPFKPYSNRYPVPYVESKSTSPFWYSIKRASAYIIVLSSYSAYGKFTPQYQWLQQEFPKVNRTETPWLIVLMHAPWYNSFNYPFMEGETMRVIYEPWFVKYKVDVVFSGHVHAYERSERVSNVAYNVVNGICTPVKDQSAPVYITIGDGGNMDGLVSNMSEPQPTYSAYRESSYGHAIFDIKNRTHAHYSWHRNHDGNPVEADSMWFFNRIWHRVDESSVSQ; from the exons atggtggCGGTGAAGGTAACATCGACGAACTCTTTGTTTTCTTCGGCGTCACCGTGTGTTGTATTTTCAATTGTTATAGCTTTTGTTTTAAGCTCAGCAGTTTTATGTGATGGAGGAAAAACCGGCGTCTATGCCCGGAAACCGGAGAAAACCGGTGACATGCCCCTTCACAGTGATGTCTTTCGTGTTCCTTCCGGTTACAATGCGCCCCAACAG gtaCATATAACACAAGGTGACCATGTGGGAAAAGCAGTGATAGTTTCATGGGTGACCCAAGATGAACCCGGTTCAAATACAGTGGTTTATTGGAGTGAGAACAGCAATGGAAAGAGAAAAGCCGAAGGGAAAGTCAAAACTTATAAGTTTCATAATTACACCTCTGGTTATATTCATCACTGCATCATTAGAAATTTggag tACAATACTAAGTATTACTATATGGTCGGCGACGGTGATTCGATTCGGAAATTCTGGTTTACGACACCTCCTCGAGTTGGTCCTGATGCCCCATACACATTCGGTATCATCG GGGATCTCGGGCAGACTTTTGATTCGAATAGCACGGTAGCTCATTACGAACAAAACCCGAAGAAAGGCCAAACGGTATTGTACGTGGGCGATCTTTCGTATGCAGATAACTATCCGAATCATGATAATGTAAGATGGGATACATGGGGAAGGTTTATCGAGAGAAGTGTTGCGTATCAACCGTGGATATGGACCGTTGGAAATCACGAACTCGACTTTGCCCCCGAAATC GGTGAAACGACGCCTTTTAAGCCATATAGTAATCGTTATCCGGTTCCATACGTAGAATCGAAAAGTACTTCTCCGTTTTGGTACTCGATCAAGAGAGCTTCGGCATACATCATAGTGTTGTCTTCGTATTCGGCCTACGGTAAATTCACTCCTCAGTACCAATGGCTTCAACAGGAATTTCCGAAAGTTAACCGGACCGAAACGCCATGGTTAATCGTTCTTATGCATGCTCCATGGTATAATAGCTTCAACTATCCTTTCATGGAAGGCGAAACCATGAGAGTAATATACGAACCATGGTTTGTGAAGTACAAAGTTGATGTCGTATTTTCCGGTCACGTCCATGCCTACGAACGATCT GAACGTGTATCGAACGTTGCGTATAACGTTGTAAACGGTATTTGCACTCCCGTGAAGGATCAATCCGCGCCTGTCTACATAACTATCGGCGATGGAGGCAACATGGATGGCTTAGTATCCAA CATGAGCGAGCCGCAGCCAACGTACTCGGCGTATCGAGAATCCAGTTACGGTCACGCCATTTTCGATATCAAAAACCGAACTCACGCTCATTATAGTTGGCACCGTAACCATGATGGAAACCCCGTCGAAGCAGATTCGATGTGGTTTTTCAACAGAATCTGGCATCGAGTTGATGAATCTTCTGTTTCCCAATAA
- the LOC105795337 gene encoding purple acid phosphatase isoform X1 yields the protein MVAVKVTSTNSLFSSASPCVVFSIVIAFVLSSAVLCDGGKTGVYARKPEKTGDMPLHSDVFRVPSGYNAPQQVHITQGDHVGKAVIVSWVTQDEPGSNTVVYWSENSNGKRKAEGKVKTYKFHNYTSGYIHHCIIRNLEYNTKYYYMVGDGDSIRKFWFTTPPRVGPDAPYTFGIIGDLGQTFDSNSTVAHYEQNPKKGQTVLYVGDLSYADNYPNHDNVRWDTWGRFIERSVAYQPWIWTVGNHELDFAPEIGETTPFKPYSNRYPVPYVESKSTSPFWYSIKRASAYIIVLSSYSAYGKFTPQYQWLQQEFPKVNRTETPWLIVLMHAPWYNSFNYPFMEGETMRVIYEPWFVKYKVDVVFSGHVHAYERSERVSNVAYNVVNGICTPVKDQSAPVYITIGDGGNMDGLVSKYPFFLHYIYIGFSVSCITYILFLHICSMSEPQPTYSAYRESSYGHAIFDIKNRTHAHYSWHRNHDGNPVEADSMWFFNRIWHRVDESSVSQ from the exons atggtggCGGTGAAGGTAACATCGACGAACTCTTTGTTTTCTTCGGCGTCACCGTGTGTTGTATTTTCAATTGTTATAGCTTTTGTTTTAAGCTCAGCAGTTTTATGTGATGGAGGAAAAACCGGCGTCTATGCCCGGAAACCGGAGAAAACCGGTGACATGCCCCTTCACAGTGATGTCTTTCGTGTTCCTTCCGGTTACAATGCGCCCCAACAG gtaCATATAACACAAGGTGACCATGTGGGAAAAGCAGTGATAGTTTCATGGGTGACCCAAGATGAACCCGGTTCAAATACAGTGGTTTATTGGAGTGAGAACAGCAATGGAAAGAGAAAAGCCGAAGGGAAAGTCAAAACTTATAAGTTTCATAATTACACCTCTGGTTATATTCATCACTGCATCATTAGAAATTTggag tACAATACTAAGTATTACTATATGGTCGGCGACGGTGATTCGATTCGGAAATTCTGGTTTACGACACCTCCTCGAGTTGGTCCTGATGCCCCATACACATTCGGTATCATCG GGGATCTCGGGCAGACTTTTGATTCGAATAGCACGGTAGCTCATTACGAACAAAACCCGAAGAAAGGCCAAACGGTATTGTACGTGGGCGATCTTTCGTATGCAGATAACTATCCGAATCATGATAATGTAAGATGGGATACATGGGGAAGGTTTATCGAGAGAAGTGTTGCGTATCAACCGTGGATATGGACCGTTGGAAATCACGAACTCGACTTTGCCCCCGAAATC GGTGAAACGACGCCTTTTAAGCCATATAGTAATCGTTATCCGGTTCCATACGTAGAATCGAAAAGTACTTCTCCGTTTTGGTACTCGATCAAGAGAGCTTCGGCATACATCATAGTGTTGTCTTCGTATTCGGCCTACGGTAAATTCACTCCTCAGTACCAATGGCTTCAACAGGAATTTCCGAAAGTTAACCGGACCGAAACGCCATGGTTAATCGTTCTTATGCATGCTCCATGGTATAATAGCTTCAACTATCCTTTCATGGAAGGCGAAACCATGAGAGTAATATACGAACCATGGTTTGTGAAGTACAAAGTTGATGTCGTATTTTCCGGTCACGTCCATGCCTACGAACGATCT GAACGTGTATCGAACGTTGCGTATAACGTTGTAAACGGTATTTGCACTCCCGTGAAGGATCAATCCGCGCCTGTCTACATAACTATCGGCGATGGAGGCAACATGGATGGCTTAGTATCCAAGTATCCATTTTTCTTGCATTACATATATATTGGTTTTTCAGTTTCTTgcattacatatatattattcttgCATATTTGTAGCATGAGCGAGCCGCAGCCAACGTACTCGGCGTATCGAGAATCCAGTTACGGTCACGCCATTTTCGATATCAAAAACCGAACTCACGCTCATTATAGTTGGCACCGTAACCATGATGGAAACCCCGTCGAAGCAGATTCGATGTGGTTTTTCAACAGAATCTGGCATCGAGTTGATGAATCTTCTGTTTCCCAATAA